In the Paramormyrops kingsleyae isolate MSU_618 chromosome 6, PKINGS_0.4, whole genome shotgun sequence genome, one interval contains:
- the med13a gene encoding mediator of RNA polymerase II transcription subunit 13a isoform X2, with translation MNRSFVRFGKWFVKPYEKDEKPINKSEHLSCAFTFFLHGDSNVCTSVEINQHQPVYHLSEEHLTLAQQSSSPFQVILSPFGLNGTLTGQSFKLSDPPTQKLIEEWNQFYPISPCSKESSEDKMEDMDWEDDSLAAVEVLVGGVRMVYPSCLVLVPQSDIPAMAPMGSSHCTAVYSCGHQVPASQRDPAISSVTLTPPTSPEEAQTVDSQLAPKWVKSPSASDGFSVDCTGHHGGRIPRKLAGQVVERVWQECNLNRGQNKRKFPVASSGGSGACEEEPGDKLGAWDFVEPTQRSNCNCSRHKTLKQRAGSVSGQPQSAGQPPQPAPKHKAAEKPDKGDKQQKRPQTPFHHRSSTCEDAALEPDATSQRLGMRAPDAGRFSGLRHTDVVSGTATKTPQLHNGPPEMVGSPQPPSLSPHPCDRGDEPGEAVKNPSTPHGPHFYQPASEPCLAASKGPEDSQLEALAPSFQTAFPEALEPIVYVGAAVSLQDDSAHVPWRCFNLPRRKDLEFPTPQLPVDKLRDDTFGGQDAAVSVTELMATSKKSLKVSEELVQTYLQRKNQYLAAAVADGEHEPEVDPYAFVDGDVEFMFPDKKDKQGGDRESGRKHKGDDGGAGSADCEDAMSLFSPSGKSDAQRAAAHNRTASTSLMNETDLAVSINDLDNLFNSDEDELAPGSRRAVNGTDEKFGNKEAKPATLDPLSCISSADLHQMFPTPPSLEQHIMGYSPMNTGGKEYGGMDTGASMTVLDGAASLGGQFKIEVEESFCSPKPSEIKDFSFVYKPEQCQAFVGCSMFAPLKTLPSQCLPPISLPEECVYRPSWALGALGKLELLNPVPGLTFINKDSNIPSVGSALDQDYSQTYTPQTQTPFLSNSAPPSNSGPGILPSPATPRFSAPTPRTPRTPRTPRGPSSVQGSLKYEELYSPASTPSTCRPLNSVEPATVPSVPEAHSLYVTLILSESVMNLFKDCNFDSCCICVCNMNIKGADVGVYISDPNCEAQYTCTCGFSAVVNRRYGNGAGLFLEDELDIIGRGTDAGREAERRFEALRAASIERPGVLRDRVPDEVILLLQDQCTNPFSPMLGLEADGAASSPTSVRVEERDYHGDCYLALEHGRQFMDNMSGGKVDEVLVKSTCLHHWAKRNAVDVSMLCSQDVLRVLMSLQPVLQDAIQKKRTVRSWGVQGPLTWQQFHKMAGRGSYGTDESPEPLPIPTFLVGYEYDFVVLSPFGLPYWEKLLLDPFGSQRDVGYLVVCPENDALLNGAKSFFRDLTAVYESCRLGQHRPISRVYTDGIVRVGGSASRKLAERPVSDWFVKAASDGDAFVKLKLYAQVCRHELAPYLSTQSLDGSLLTQPNPAPAPTQPAQPPNSSSSASAGSQAAGVPGGSLLSGGSLSSGSNPTVPGAPGPQGAGGVMQSAKPGSFPPFAGMAAQGSGSQGAQLGQPATAQGTGVAGDAAAGSNNAQGPTEPAESTMEREKVGVPTDGESHAVSYPPAIMIYIVDPFSYEEPEGGSHSSVWTLGLLRCYLELLQFLPPHVRNAVFVQIIPCQYLLQPVRSEERHVYVQHLKSLAFSVFSQCRRPLPTSTNVKTLTGFGPGLALDTALQSPERPECLRLYTPPFILAPVKDKQTELGETFGEASQKYNVLFVGYCLSHDQRWLLATATDLYGELLETCVISIDVPNRARRKKGSARRLGLQKLWDWCLGLVQMTSLPWRVVIGRLGRIGHGELRDWSILLSRRNLQSLSRRLKEMCRMCGISAADTPSILSACLVAMEPQGSFLIMPDSVSTGSVFGRSTTLNMQTSQLNTPQDTSCTHILVFPTSAVVQVASSSYTTENLDIAFNPINDGPDAIGIFELLETENDLVDPDIINILPASPTTSPVHSPGSHYHHGGDGSKGQSTDRMESHDEAPNILQQPLALGYFVSTAKAGPLPDWFWSACPQAQNQCPLFLKASLHLHVSSVQSDELLHGKHSHPLDSNQTSDVLRFVLEQYNALSWLTCDPAMQDRRSCLPIHFVVLNQMYNFIMNML, from the exons TGATCTTGAGTCCGTTTGGGCTGAATGGGACCCTGACCGGCCAATCTTTCAAGCTGTCGGACCCCCCCACGCAGAAGCTGATCGAGGAGTGGAACCAGTTCTATCCCATTAGTCCCTGCTCCAAGGAGAGCTCAGAGGACAAGATGGAGGACATGGACTGGGAGGACGACTCTCTAGCTGCTGTGGAGGTCCTCGTCG GTGGCGTCCGAATGGTGTATCCTTCCTGCCTGGTGCTGGTACCTCAGTCCGATATCCCTGCCATGGCCCCCATGGGGTCCTCCCACTGCACAGCTGTCTATTCGTGTGGCCACCAAGTGCCTGCTTCCCAGCGAGACCCTGCCATCTCGTCTGTCACCCTCACACCTCCCACCTCTCCTGAGGAGGCCCAGACAG tGGACTCCCAGTTGGCGCCCAAATGGGTGAAGTCCCCGTCGGCATCAGACGGCTTCAGCGTGGACTGCACGGGCCACCATGGTGGCAGGATCCCGCGGAAGCTGGCCGGTCAGGTGGTGGAGCGAGTCTGGCAGGAGTGCAACCTCAACCGAGGCCAGAACAA GAGGAAGTTCCCAGTAGCCAGCAGTGGTGGCAGCGGTGCCTGcgaggaggagccaggggacAAACTGGGGGCCTGGGATTTTGTGGAGCCCACACAGAGATCCAACTGCAACTGCTCAAG GCACAAAACCCTCAAGCAGCGAGCTGGCAGTGTTTCGGGGCAGCCCCAGTCTGCTGGCCAACCCCCCCAGCCAGCCCCCAAGCACAAGGCGGCGGAGAAGCCGGACAAGGGCGACAAACAGCAGAAACGACCGCAGACGCCATTCCACCACCGCAGCTCTACATGCGAGGATGCGGCACTGGAGCCCGACGCCACCAGTCAACGGCTGGGCATGCGGGCACCAGATGCGGGCCGTTTTTCTGGCCTCCGGCACACTGACGTGGTCAGTGGCACTGCCACCAAGACGCCACAGCTGCACAATGGCCCTCCGGAGATGGTGGGCTCACCCCAGCCCCCCTCACTGAGCCCCCACCCCTGTGACCGTGGTGACGAGCCTGGTGAGGCAGTGAAaaacccctccaccccccacggCCCCCACTTCTACCAGCCGGCTTCCGAGCCCTGCCTTGCGGCCTCCAAGGGCCCGGAGGACAGTCAGCTGGAAGCACTCGCCCCGTCCTTCCAGACGGCCTTCCCTGAGGCTCTGGAGCCCATCGTGTACGTGGGGGCCGCCGTCAGCCTGCAGGATGACTCTGCACACGTGCCCTGGCGCTGCTTCAACCTGCCACGCCGGAAAGACCTCGAGTTCCCTACGCCACAGCTGCCTGTGGACAAGCTGCGAGATGATACCTTCGGGGGACAGGATGCTGCCGTCTCGGTCACAGA gttAATGGCCACATCCAAGAAATCACTGAAGGTGTCCGAGGAGCTGGTGCAGACCTACCTGCAAAGGAAGAACCAGTACCTGGCGGCGGCAGTCGCCGACGGCGAGCACGAGCCCGAGGTGGACCCGTACGCTTTCGTGGACGGCGATGTGGAATTTATGTTCCCAGACAAAAAGGACAAGCAGGGCGGCGATAGGGAGTCGGGGAGGAAACACAAG GGCGATGATGGTGGTGCAGGTTCAGCGGATTGCGAGGATGCCATGTCGCTGTTCAGCCCATCTGGAAAGTCGG ATGCCCAGCGTGCAGCCGCCCACAACCGCACGGCCTCCACCAGCCTGATGAATGAGACAGACCTGGCGGTCTCCATCAACGACCTGGACAACCTCTTTAACTCTGACGAGGATGAGCTCGCG CCCGGCTCCAGGCGAGCCGTCAATGGCACAGATGAGAAGTTCGGCAACAAGGAAGCGAAGCCGGCAACGCTGGACCCCCTGTCCTGCATAA GCTCTGCTGACTTGCACCAGATGTTCCCCACCCCTCCTTCCCTGGAGCAGCACATCATGGGCTACTCCCCTATGAACACTGGTGGCAAGGAGTATGGCGGCATGGACACCGGGGCCAGCATGACCGTGCTTGATGGCGCCGCCTCATTGGGCGGCCAGTTCAAGATCGAGGTGGAGGAGAGCTTCTGCAGTCCCAAGCCATCTGAAATCAAG gACTTCTCATTCGTGTACAAGCCGGAACAGTGCCAGGCTTTTGTGGGCTGCTCCATGTTCGCGCCCCTCAAGACGCTGCCCAGCCAGTGCCTGCCACCCATCAGCCTGCCCGAGGAGTGTGTATACAGGCCCAGCTGGGCACTGGGGGCGCTGGGCAAGCTGGAGCTGCTGAATCCGGTGCCTGGCCTGACCTTCATCAACAAGGACAG TAACATCCCAAGCGTGGGCAGTGCCCTGGACCAGGACTACAGCCAGACATACACGCCCCAGACCCAAACCCCCTTCCTCTCAAACAGTGCCCCTCCAAGCAACAGCGGCCCAGGAATCCTACCCTCCCCAGCTACCCCCCGCTTCTCGGCACCAACTCCGCGCACGCCCCGCACTCCACGCACGCCTCGCGGGCCCTCCAGTGTGCAGGGCTCGCTGAAGTACGAGGAGCTATACTCACCCGCGTCCACGCCCTCAACCTGCCGGCCGCTCAACTCTGTAGAGCCAGCGACGGTGCCATCAGTGCCAGAGGCGCACAGCCTGTACGTCACGCTCATCCTGTCCGAGTCCGTCATGAACCTCTTCAAGGACTGCAACTTTGACAGCTGCTGCATCTGCGTGTGCAACATGAACATCAAGGGTGCTGACGTGGGTGTCTACATCAGCGACCCCAACTGCGAGGCACAGTACACCTGCACGTGTGGCTTCAGCGCTGTCGTCAACCGGCGCTACGGCAACGGCGCCGGCTTGTTCCTGGAGGATGAGCTGGATATCATCGGGCGTGGCACGGATGCGGGCCGTGAGGCCGAGCGGCGTTTCGAGGCCCTGCGCGCCGCCTCCATAGAACGGCCCGGTGTGCTGAGGGACCGGGTCCCCGACGAGGTCATCCTGCTGCTCCAGGATCAGTGTACTAACCCATTCTCACCCATGCTGGGCCTGGAAGCAGATGGTGCGGCCAGCAGCCCCACCTCCGTGCGTGTGGAGGAGCGGGATTACCACGGAGACTGTTACCTGGCGCTGGAGCACGGCCGGCAGTTCATGGACAACATGTCTGGTGGTAAGGTGGACGAGGTGCTAGTGAAGAGCACTTGTCTCCACCACTGGGCCAAACGCAATG ctgtGGATGTCAGCATGCTTTGCTCCCAGGACGTGCTGCGCGTGCTGATGTCCCTGCAGCCTGTGCTGCAGGACGCCATCCAGAAAAAGCGGACCGTGCGCTCCTGGGGTGTGCAGGGCCCCCTCACCTGGCAACAGTTCCACAAGATGGCAGGCCGAGGCTCGTACG GCACGGACGAGTCCCCTGAGCCATTGCCCATACCCACCTTCCTGGTGGGCTACGAGTACGACTTTGTGGTCCTGTCACCCTTCGGCCTGCCCTACTGGGAGAAGCTGCTGCTGGACCCTTTCGGCTCCCAGAGGGATGTGGGCTACTTGGTGGTGTGTCCCGAGAATGATGCACTGCTCAACGGCGCCAAGAGCTTCTTCAGAGACCTGACTGCAGTCTACGAG TCTTGCCGGCTCGGCCAGCACCGGCCCATCTCCAGAGTGTACACGGACGGCATTGTGCGTGTGGGTGGCTCCGCCTCCCGGAAGCTCGCCGAGAGACCCGTGAGCGACTGGTTCGTCAAGGCGGCCAGCGACGGCGACGCCTTTGTCAAGCTCAAACTCTACGCCCAAGTGTGCCGCCACGAGCTCG CACCCTACCTCTCCACCCAGTCTCTGGACGGCTCCCTCCTCACCCAGCCAAACCCCGCACCTGCCCCCACGCAGCCTGCACAGCCCCCgaactcctcctcctccgcgtCAGCCGGGTCGCAGGCCGCCGGCGTCCCTGGCGGCTCCCTGCTCTCTGGTGGCAGCCTGAGCAGTGGCAGTAATCCAACAGTGCCCGGGGCCCCGGGCCCCCAGGGGGCAGGTGGTGTCATGCAGTCTGCCAAGCCGGGCTCCTTCCCACCCTTCGCCGGTATGGCCGCGCAGGGCAGTGGCTCGCAGGGTGCACAGCTGGGGCAGCCAGCCACTGCTCAGGGTACTGGAGTCGCTGGGGATGCGGCGGCTGGCAGCAACaatgcacaggggcccacggaaCCAGCAGAAAG CACCATGGAGCGTGAGAAGGTTGGCGTCCCTACAGACGGCGAGTCGCATGCCGTCAGCTACCCGCCGGCCATCATGATCTACATCGTGGACCCGTTTAGCTACGAGGAGCCAGAGGGGGGGTCGCACTCCAGCGTGTGGACCCTGGGCCTGCTGCGCTGCTATCTGGAGCTGCTGCAGTTCCTGCCCCCACATGTCAGGAATGCTGTGTTTGTGCAG ATCATCCCCTGCCAGTACCTGCTGCAGCCTGTCCGCAGCGAAGAGCGCCACGTCTACGTGCAGCACCTCAAGTCCCTGGCCTTCTCGGTGTTCTCCCAGTGCCGGCGCCCCCTACCTACCTCCACCAACGTCAAGACGCTGACGGGTTTCGGGCCGGGCCTTGCCCTGGACACTGCCCTCCAGAGCCCAGAG CGACCCGAGTGCCTGCGGCTGTATACACCGCCCTTCATCCTGGCACCAGTGAAGGACAAGCAGACGGAGCTGGGCGAGACATTCGGCGAGGCTTCGCAGAAGTACAATGTACTCTTTGTGGGCTACTGCCTGTCCCACGaccagcgatggctgctggccactgCTACTGACCTCTATGGCGAGCTCCTGGAGACCTGCGTCATCAGCATCGATGTGCCTAACAG GGCACGTCGGAAAAAGGGCTCGGCCCGGCGCCTAGGCCTTCAGAAGCTATGGGACTGGTGTCTGGGCCTGGTGCAGATGACCTCACTGCCATGGAGGGTGGTGATTGGTCGCCTTGGCAGAATAGGACATGGGGAGCTCAGAG ACTGGAGCATCCTGCTCAGCAGACGCAACCTACAATCCCTCAGCCGCCGCCTGAAGGAGATGTGCAGGATGTGTGGCATCTCTGCCGCAGACACTCCCAGCATCCTCAGCGCCTGCCTGGTTGCCATGGAGCCCCAGGGCTCCTTCCTCATCATGCCAG ACTCCGTGTCCACGGGATCCGTCTTCGGCCGCAGCACGACGCTGAACATGCAGACATCCCAGCTGAACACGCCGCAGGACACGTCCTGCACGCACATCCTGGTGTTCCCCACCTCTGCCGTCGTGCAGGTCGCCAGCTCCAGCTACACTACGGAGAACCTTGACATCGCCTTCAACCCCATCAATG ACGGGCCGGATGCAATCGGCATCTTTGAGCTGCTGGAGACGGAGAACGATCTGGTGGACCCAGACATCATCAACATCTTGCCCGCCTCGCCCACCACCTCACCTGTGCATTCGCCAGGCTCACACTACCACCACGGCGGGGATGGCAGCAAG GGTCAGAGCACCGACCGGATGGAGTCTCACGATGAGGCCCCCAACATCCTCCAGCAGCCTCTGGCCCTTGGCTACTTCGTGTCGACCGCTAAGGCCGGACCGTTGCCCGACTGGTTTTGGTCAGCCTGTCCGCAAGCACAGAACCAGTGCCCCCTGTTCCTCAAG GCCTCTTTGCACCTCCACGTGTCTTCAGTGCAATCAGACGAGCTGCTGCATGGCAAACACTCCCACCCCCTCGACTCCAACCAGACCTCAGACGTGCTCAG ATTTGTTCTGGAGCAGTACAATGCCCTCTCCTGGCTGACGTGCGACCCAGCAATGCAGGACAGGCGCTCCTGCCTGCCCATTCACTTTGTGGTGCTGAATCAGATGTACAATTTTATCATGAACATGCTGTAG